A region from the Robbsia betulipollinis genome encodes:
- a CDS encoding transposase, producing the protein MVEKNVPNRRYTEEFRTEAARLANSVGHNEAARRLGVPVATIGNWARKQQRNGVAGVSGAAPAATRVKLGVSEMEAEI; encoded by the coding sequence ATGGTCGAAAAGAACGTACCGAATCGTCGCTACACCGAGGAATTTCGCACGGAAGCGGCAAGGTTGGCCAATTCTGTAGGGCATAACGAGGCGGCACGCCGCCTCGGGGTACCGGTGGCGACGATAGGCAACTGGGCACGCAAGCAGCAGCGTAATGGCGTGGCGGGCGTCTCTGGCGCAGCCCCGGCCGCCACCCGCGTGAAGCTGGGTGTGTCGGAGATGGAGGCCGAGATCAG